The following proteins come from a genomic window of Achromobacter deleyi:
- a CDS encoding ATP-dependent nuclease — protein sequence MSKIIISGLRHISRLEFTIPGQGVHLLTGTNGSGKTSLLACLRRIGDRYAFGMHFPRALSLNNLDSSEGAKITYETPAGTVTYSAGKRWSPTPRTHSKALLSLGYPSVLYIAANAERIEPRIEEFTHQRIRAADPALIATVNRIFDTSKFDNLKVVNLRRGVGADAFLLEIPGARNQPKRYYSERHLSLGELCILKLIKTLKDCQRGSLVLIDELELALHPLAQSALLAYLHTIADEKQLTIIFSTHSSTLIKSVARRQILMLQAQQNGIIDVVRGCFPSYVLGAVADREEAATDVIIYVEDDAARVVTEQFAQKFLAAKYSAAQIVPSFSVVAVGGIVNVLRFFDTQVRLLPAITRGFVVLDADAEEALENATKQDIIDIRDRLSDQISFLPFTPEVGLVNYLRANRDAARNALRAHYNNNSIAIRLDWLPGLSIDNPRESAKTIVSALVDRLLTQIPGVDAADIRAQLLKLLAAHTFTSRRATVMQLMGPLLG from the coding sequence GTGAGCAAGATCATTATCAGCGGTTTGCGGCATATCTCTAGGCTTGAATTCACTATACCCGGGCAAGGGGTACACCTACTGACCGGGACCAACGGAAGTGGCAAGACGTCCTTGCTGGCATGCCTCCGGCGTATTGGTGATCGATACGCGTTCGGGATGCATTTTCCCCGTGCACTTTCATTGAACAATCTCGATTCCTCAGAGGGCGCCAAGATTACGTATGAAACCCCGGCGGGTACAGTGACGTACTCAGCCGGAAAGCGCTGGTCGCCTACTCCCAGAACACACAGCAAGGCGTTGCTGTCCTTAGGCTATCCCAGCGTCCTTTACATTGCGGCCAATGCCGAACGAATCGAACCACGCATTGAGGAATTTACGCATCAGCGCATACGTGCGGCCGATCCGGCGTTGATTGCGACCGTTAACCGCATCTTCGATACCAGCAAATTCGATAATTTGAAGGTAGTCAATCTACGCCGAGGGGTCGGCGCTGACGCGTTCTTGCTGGAGATTCCCGGCGCTAGAAATCAACCTAAACGCTACTATTCAGAGCGCCACCTTAGTCTTGGTGAGCTTTGCATATTGAAGCTGATAAAGACGTTGAAGGATTGCCAACGAGGCAGCCTCGTGCTAATCGACGAACTTGAGCTTGCCTTACACCCACTTGCGCAATCGGCCCTACTGGCCTATCTGCACACCATCGCCGATGAGAAGCAACTAACCATCATCTTCTCAACACATTCGTCCACTCTCATCAAGAGCGTAGCGCGGCGGCAGATATTGATGTTGCAGGCGCAACAGAATGGAATCATTGATGTGGTTCGGGGCTGCTTCCCATCCTATGTTCTCGGCGCGGTGGCAGATCGCGAAGAAGCGGCGACTGATGTCATCATCTATGTTGAGGATGATGCAGCAAGAGTAGTTACCGAGCAGTTCGCTCAAAAATTCCTCGCCGCAAAGTACTCTGCGGCGCAGATAGTTCCGAGTTTCTCCGTCGTCGCTGTAGGCGGAATTGTGAACGTTCTCCGATTCTTCGACACCCAGGTGCGTCTTCTGCCCGCGATTACTAGAGGATTTGTCGTGCTCGATGCAGACGCTGAAGAGGCTCTAGAAAATGCCACAAAACAGGACATCATTGATATAAGAGATCGGCTGTCGGACCAGATATCTTTCCTTCCGTTCACCCCTGAAGTAGGTTTGGTGAACTATCTACGCGCAAACAGGGATGCAGCGCGCAATGCACTGCGCGCTCATTACAACAATAACAGCATAGCGATCCGTCTCGACTGGCTACCCGGGCTATCTATTGACAATCCGCGAGAGAGTGCCAAAACGATTGTCAGCGCTCTCGTGGATAGATTACTCACACAAATTCCTGGGGTCGATGCGGCTGACATACGGGCGCAGCTACTGAAATTGCTGGCTGCTCATACATTCACATCACGGCGTGCAACCGTGATGCAGTTGATGGGGCCGCTTTTAGGCTAG
- a CDS encoding aspartate kinase gives MSLIVHKYGGTSMGSVERIRNVARRVAKWHAAGHQVVVVPSAMAGETNRLLGLAREITPQPDARELDMIAATGEQASSGLLAIALQAEGVAARSYAGWQVPVRTDSSFTKARITSIDDARIRGDLDAGRVVIVTGFQGVDPDGHITTLGRGGSDTSAVAVAAALKADECLIYTDVDGVYTTDPRVVPEARRMAVVSFEEMLEMASLGSKVLQIRSVEFAGKYRVPTRVLSSLTDPLIPLDEEMRSGTLITFEEDEKMEAAVVSGIAFSRDEAKITLLGVPDKPGIAFSILGPVAAANIDVDMIVQNQSVAGTTDFSFTVNRNEFARAVDLLKREVIPAVGARELSTDEKVAKVSIVGIGMRSHVGVASLMFQTLSQEGINIQMISTSEIKTSVIIDDKYMELGVRALHKAFGLDQAPAAKA, from the coding sequence ATGTCCCTGATCGTTCATAAATATGGCGGTACTTCGATGGGCTCGGTCGAGCGCATCCGGAACGTGGCGCGACGCGTCGCGAAGTGGCACGCTGCCGGCCACCAGGTTGTCGTGGTGCCGTCGGCCATGGCAGGCGAAACCAATCGCCTGCTGGGCCTGGCGCGCGAGATTACGCCCCAACCCGACGCGCGCGAGCTCGACATGATCGCCGCCACCGGCGAGCAGGCCAGCAGCGGCCTGTTGGCCATCGCGCTGCAAGCCGAAGGCGTCGCCGCCCGCAGCTACGCGGGCTGGCAAGTGCCGGTGCGCACCGATTCGTCGTTCACCAAGGCCCGCATCACGTCGATCGACGACGCCCGCATCCGCGGCGACCTCGACGCCGGCCGCGTGGTCATCGTCACCGGCTTCCAGGGCGTGGACCCTGACGGCCACATCACCACCCTGGGCCGTGGCGGCTCCGACACCTCGGCCGTGGCCGTGGCGGCGGCGCTCAAGGCCGATGAATGCCTGATCTACACCGATGTGGATGGCGTCTACACGACCGATCCGCGGGTGGTGCCCGAAGCGCGCCGCATGGCCGTCGTTTCCTTCGAGGAAATGCTGGAAATGGCCTCGCTGGGCTCCAAGGTCCTGCAGATCCGCTCGGTCGAATTCGCCGGCAAATACCGTGTGCCGACGCGAGTGCTGTCCTCGCTGACCGACCCGCTCATCCCGCTCGACGAAGAAATGCGTTCGGGCACGCTGATTACTTTTGAGGAAGACGAAAAAATGGAAGCCGCCGTTGTCTCCGGCATCGCCTTCAGCCGCGACGAAGCCAAAATCACCCTGTTGGGCGTGCCCGACAAGCCCGGCATCGCCTTCTCGATCCTGGGCCCGGTCGCCGCCGCCAACATCGACGTCGACATGATCGTGCAGAACCAGTCCGTGGCTGGCACGACCGATTTCTCGTTCACCGTGAACCGCAACGAGTTCGCGCGTGCCGTCGACCTGCTCAAGCGCGAAGTCATCCCCGCCGTGGGCGCGCGTGAACTGTCGACCGACGAGAAGGTCGCCAAGGTCTCGATCGTCGGCATCGGCATGCGCTCGCACGTCGGCGTGGCCAGCCTGATGTTCCAGACGCTTTCGCAGGAAGGCATCAACATCCAGATGATCAGCACCAGCGAAATCAAGACCTCGGTCATCATCGACGACAAGTACATGGAACTGGGCGTGCGCGCGCTGCACAAGGCCTTCGGCCTGGACCAGGCGCCCGCCGCCAAGGCCTGA
- the tilS gene encoding tRNA lysidine(34) synthetase TilS produces the protein MRRALQALPQPPGRFAVAVSGGADSAMLALHAAAVARELGAGLVLLHVHHGLQAAADGWQDQVEALAGLLGLPLRQARVEVDAAGGKGIEAAARDARYAALARLAADEGVGLILLAHHRNDQAETVLLRLLRGTGLAGMAAMAPLTSRDGLAYLRPWLEQDRETILRAARQFAAASGWQPVQDPTNADPRYTRGALRALLAPVLDARWPGWRAIVARHARHMAEAGEILDEVARDDFAALEPDADGVSFSLAAWRQLSPARQVHVLRHWLERNGARMPTEARMNDLLRQLRGLHSLGHDRQLRVEQAGHVIRCHRGRVWIEPRPAP, from the coding sequence CTGCGCCGCGCCCTGCAAGCCCTGCCGCAGCCGCCCGGGCGTTTCGCCGTGGCCGTCAGCGGCGGCGCCGACTCGGCCATGCTGGCGCTGCACGCGGCCGCCGTGGCGCGCGAGCTCGGCGCCGGCCTGGTGCTGCTGCATGTGCATCACGGCCTGCAGGCCGCCGCCGATGGCTGGCAGGACCAGGTCGAAGCACTCGCTGGCCTGCTGGGGCTGCCGCTGCGGCAGGCCCGGGTCGAGGTCGACGCGGCCGGCGGCAAGGGCATCGAGGCCGCCGCCCGCGACGCCCGCTACGCGGCGCTGGCGCGGCTGGCGGCGGACGAAGGCGTCGGCCTGATCCTGCTGGCGCACCATCGCAATGACCAGGCCGAGACCGTGCTGCTGCGCCTGCTGCGCGGCACCGGGCTGGCCGGCATGGCGGCCATGGCGCCGCTCACGTCGCGTGACGGCCTGGCTTATCTGCGGCCGTGGCTGGAGCAGGACCGCGAAACGATCCTGCGGGCCGCGCGGCAATTCGCCGCCGCCAGCGGCTGGCAACCGGTGCAGGACCCCACCAATGCCGACCCGCGCTACACCCGCGGCGCGCTGCGCGCGCTGCTGGCGCCGGTGCTCGATGCGCGCTGGCCCGGCTGGCGCGCCATCGTCGCCCGCCATGCGCGCCACATGGCCGAGGCCGGCGAGATCCTGGACGAGGTGGCGCGCGACGACTTCGCCGCGCTCGAACCCGACGCCGACGGCGTCAGCTTTTCGCTGGCGGCCTGGCGCCAGCTGTCGCCGGCGCGCCAGGTCCACGTGCTGCGCCACTGGCTCGAACGCAATGGCGCCCGCATGCCGACCGAGGCGCGCATGAACGACCTGCTGCGGCAGTTGCGCGGCCTGCACAGCCTGGGGCATGACCGCCAGCTGCGGGTGGAGCAGGCCGGCCACGTGATCCGCTGCCATCGCGGGCGGGTCTGGATCGAGCCGCGGCCGGCGCCCTGA